Proteins co-encoded in one Haloarcula pelagica genomic window:
- a CDS encoding DUF6293 family protein: protein MSETVHLIPVGIDVERLFLPITQGELAADAVVLYRARRHSDDREVADLAERMFHRLEYTFERVLGADVETAFIDSVHDYENAYKTAYRAIRERVPESEVWINISSMPRTVSFGFATAANTLVNERPELRDQLHVYYVPPEAYLTTSLLRELEAELSFLREGGDADERIAEIEALLETVRERGITTGAREIDGQRYVELPAAPLAELRAFERELVEVLGERGPTNSTSALARELAARRGEEADESLRSKVQYNVRQLEAKGFLRRVDVGGSYETRLTKMGRLWVQTH from the coding sequence GTGAGCGAGACGGTCCACCTGATCCCGGTCGGTATCGATGTCGAGCGACTGTTTTTGCCCATCACCCAGGGCGAGCTGGCGGCCGACGCCGTAGTCCTCTACCGGGCGCGCCGGCACAGCGACGACCGGGAGGTCGCCGACCTCGCAGAGCGGATGTTCCACCGATTGGAGTACACCTTCGAGCGAGTGCTGGGCGCCGACGTGGAGACGGCCTTCATCGACAGCGTCCACGACTACGAGAACGCCTACAAGACCGCCTACCGGGCGATCCGGGAGCGAGTGCCCGAGAGCGAGGTCTGGATCAACATCTCTTCGATGCCCCGCACGGTCTCCTTTGGCTTCGCGACGGCGGCGAACACGCTGGTCAACGAACGTCCCGAGTTGCGCGATCAGCTTCACGTCTACTACGTTCCGCCCGAAGCGTACCTGACGACCAGTCTCCTGCGTGAACTGGAGGCCGAACTGTCCTTCCTCAGGGAAGGTGGCGACGCCGACGAGCGCATCGCCGAGATCGAGGCCCTCTTAGAGACGGTTCGGGAACGAGGGATCACCACCGGCGCCCGCGAGATAGACGGCCAGCGCTACGTCGAGTTGCCCGCGGCCCCGCTGGCCGAACTCCGCGCCTTCGAGCGGGAACTGGTGGAAGTGCTCGGCGAACGCGGGCCGACGAACTCTACCTCGGCGCTCGCCCGGGAACTGGCCGCCCGCCGGGGCGAGGAGGCCGACGAGTCCCTGCGGAGCAAGGTCCAGTACAACGTCCGCCAGCTCGAAGCGAAGGGGTTCCTCCGGCGGGTCGATGTCGGCGGGAGCTACGAGACCCGACTGACGAAGATGGGTCGACTGTGGGTCCAGACCCACTGA
- a CDS encoding alpha-amylase family glycosyl hydrolase, whose amino-acid sequence MSDHDDPPTRRRFLLSAALASLAGCPGRPSDSSADDPTASATPAPGTGSPTGVPDLDAPPQAAIDGSHAPGPPVFTSVGASVRAPEFAGVESNLAPRNPDPTAGYDWSVVDAPAGSEAAVGDGFAVQFQPDVPGTYALELRAPDGVHRQTVRAFPERTAGDPRPTLSLDGDVADGTAEIRADVRPPTDSDAAPGDLTVEFLVDDRDSFEGNISVDGHTARLPLDAMDGPVRVHAAAAGETGRSVADTLVVDPDARELRHPTEPPEWASDAVVYEVFVRRFGADVDFTFLESKVEYIDSMGADAVWLTPILDAHSHRDESQPGGPHGYDVVDYFEPADALGDRAAFESFVDACHDRGIKVIFDLVGNHTARQHRYFRAAKAAVTDTAVSNSFAEWYRWTDEQALYYFGWRGIPALNYDTLAVRSWFLAIVAEWADVVDGFRCDVAWGMPHSLWKEVRERVKRDHPEFLLLGEAVPWDADHADFAENEFGLHYAEGLFRTLQAVGRGEAPADDLQNVVAERRDAGYPAHVGLLNYVENHDTDRFLSFADRRCQRAAGAATFTLPGAPLLYYGQETGLTEPRERMNWDEADRELRSFYRSLAELRHDLTPLQSDADVVPLSVAPGDDRVTGYAREADGERVHVLLNFGDGPTTVAQHPAVGRTDLVSGESVTAGEGVTVEAAVVLRADALSGRGAPRATFSDPAGDATPPAGRPAGEYDLTGMAVHESDDGLQFAWRLSSLPADGGPTVEAYLRDPTADGGSGETRGVGATLAAPAQHRVVATTEGATVERVDGTTVADLPTRRAGSELVVEVPSRVVPDDPNELAFTTLLRGDGAAGDGTAIADLLVGPVDDESSIRAADRPVLPMVPLAAGVRNRLLDAERVAAWTDPAGDDHGPGGFTYPETERWEPGSLDLRRVAVFEGADRYHWQFEFAEPVPDGVDRSRLAQHLQVYVRDPDTDGGSTATRAGVGGRLAAPHQRRLVVNKSTAAVERADGTTVSDAVTVASRDGLDGLWVSVPKAPLGDLRGAEVAVLSLGGSLTGPGGVAQVQPENSVTDFGGRTRPTQANVIDLLVPERTDQATALSVGDGDVTLPYVQVSASEPGS is encoded by the coding sequence GTGTCAGACCACGACGACCCGCCGACCAGGCGTCGCTTCCTCCTCTCGGCCGCGTTGGCCAGCCTGGCCGGCTGTCCGGGGCGACCGTCCGACTCGTCGGCTGACGACCCGACGGCGTCGGCGACGCCGGCTCCCGGGACCGGCTCCCCGACCGGGGTCCCCGATCTCGACGCGCCGCCACAGGCGGCAATCGACGGGAGTCACGCGCCGGGGCCGCCGGTGTTTACGAGTGTCGGCGCGTCGGTTCGCGCCCCCGAGTTTGCCGGCGTCGAGAGCAACCTCGCGCCCCGGAACCCCGACCCGACCGCCGGCTACGACTGGTCGGTCGTCGACGCGCCGGCCGGGAGCGAGGCCGCCGTCGGCGACGGCTTCGCCGTCCAGTTCCAGCCGGACGTACCCGGCACGTACGCCCTCGAACTGCGCGCGCCCGACGGCGTCCACCGACAGACGGTCAGGGCGTTCCCCGAGCGGACCGCCGGGGACCCGCGGCCGACGCTCTCGCTCGACGGCGACGTGGCCGACGGGACCGCCGAGATCCGGGCCGACGTTCGCCCGCCGACCGACAGCGACGCCGCGCCTGGTGATCTCACGGTCGAGTTCCTCGTCGACGACCGCGATTCTTTCGAGGGCAACATATCCGTCGATGGGCATACCGCCAGGCTTCCACTGGATGCGATGGACGGACCGGTTCGCGTCCACGCGGCCGCCGCGGGCGAGACGGGGCGCAGCGTCGCCGATACGCTGGTCGTCGATCCCGACGCCCGGGAACTGCGCCACCCGACCGAACCGCCCGAGTGGGCCAGCGACGCGGTGGTCTACGAGGTCTTCGTCCGGCGGTTCGGCGCCGACGTGGACTTCACCTTCCTCGAATCGAAGGTCGAATACATCGACTCGATGGGCGCCGACGCGGTCTGGCTGACCCCGATTCTCGATGCCCACAGCCACCGCGACGAGAGCCAGCCCGGTGGCCCCCACGGCTACGATGTCGTCGACTACTTCGAACCGGCCGACGCGCTGGGTGACAGGGCGGCCTTCGAGTCGTTCGTCGACGCCTGTCACGACCGGGGGATCAAGGTGATATTCGATCTCGTGGGCAACCACACCGCCCGCCAACACCGCTACTTCCGGGCGGCGAAGGCGGCCGTGACAGACACGGCGGTGTCGAACAGTTTCGCCGAGTGGTACCGCTGGACCGACGAGCAGGCGCTGTACTACTTCGGCTGGCGGGGTATCCCGGCGTTGAACTACGACACGCTGGCGGTGCGGTCGTGGTTCCTGGCAATCGTCGCGGAGTGGGCCGACGTGGTCGACGGCTTCCGCTGTGACGTGGCCTGGGGGATGCCCCACAGTCTCTGGAAGGAGGTCCGCGAACGGGTCAAACGCGACCACCCCGAGTTCCTCCTGCTGGGGGAAGCGGTCCCGTGGGACGCCGACCACGCCGACTTCGCCGAGAACGAGTTCGGCCTCCACTACGCCGAGGGGCTGTTCCGAACGCTCCAGGCGGTCGGTCGGGGCGAGGCTCCCGCCGACGACCTCCAGAACGTCGTCGCCGAGCGCCGTGACGCCGGCTACCCCGCCCACGTCGGGCTGCTCAACTACGTCGAGAACCACGACACAGATCGGTTCCTCTCGTTCGCCGACCGCCGGTGCCAGCGGGCTGCTGGCGCGGCGACGTTCACCCTCCCGGGCGCGCCGCTGCTGTACTACGGCCAGGAAACCGGGCTGACCGAGCCCCGCGAGCGGATGAACTGGGACGAGGCCGACCGAGAGTTGCGGTCGTTCTACCGGTCGCTGGCGGAGTTGCGCCACGACCTGACGCCGCTGCAGTCAGACGCGGACGTGGTCCCGCTGTCGGTCGCGCCGGGCGACGACCGCGTCACCGGCTACGCCCGCGAGGCCGACGGCGAGCGCGTCCACGTCCTGTTGAACTTCGGCGACGGACCGACGACCGTCGCGCAACACCCGGCCGTCGGCCGGACCGACCTCGTCTCCGGGGAGTCCGTCACCGCCGGCGAGGGTGTCACCGTCGAGGCCGCCGTCGTCCTCCGGGCCGACGCCCTGTCCGGCCGGGGTGCGCCGCGTGCGACTTTTTCCGATCCCGCGGGCGACGCGACGCCGCCGGCGGGTCGCCCCGCGGGCGAGTACGACCTGACCGGGATGGCCGTCCACGAGTCGGACGACGGACTTCAGTTCGCCTGGCGCCTGTCGTCGCTGCCGGCGGACGGCGGCCCGACCGTCGAGGCGTATCTCCGGGACCCGACCGCCGACGGCGGGAGCGGCGAGACACGCGGCGTCGGCGCGACGCTGGCCGCGCCCGCACAGCACCGGGTCGTCGCGACGACCGAGGGAGCGACCGTCGAGCGAGTGGACGGGACGACGGTCGCCGACCTGCCGACGCGGCGGGCCGGGAGCGAGTTGGTCGTCGAAGTTCCGTCGAGGGTAGTTCCCGACGACCCGAATGAACTGGCCTTCACGACGCTTCTCAGGGGTGACGGCGCGGCCGGCGACGGGACGGCTATCGCCGACCTGCTCGTCGGCCCGGTCGACGACGAGTCGTCGATCCGAGCGGCCGACCGGCCAGTCCTCCCGATGGTTCCGCTCGCGGCGGGCGTCCGGAACCGGTTGCTCGACGCAGAGCGGGTTGCCGCCTGGACGGACCCGGCGGGGGACGACCACGGCCCCGGTGGGTTCACCTACCCCGAGACCGAACGCTGGGAGCCGGGGAGTCTGGACCTCCGGCGCGTCGCCGTCTTCGAGGGGGCCGATCGGTACCACTGGCAGTTCGAGTTCGCGGAGCCGGTCCCCGACGGCGTCGACCGGAGCCGGCTCGCCCAGCACCTCCAGGTGTACGTCCGGGACCCTGACACAGACGGGGGGTCGACGGCCACGCGGGCCGGCGTCGGTGGCCGACTGGCCGCCCCACACCAGCGCCGACTCGTCGTCAACAAATCGACGGCAGCGGTCGAACGCGCCGACGGGACGACCGTCAGCGACGCAGTCACCGTCGCCTCCCGCGACGGGCTGGACGGGCTCTGGGTGAGTGTGCCGAAAGCTCCGCTGGGCGACCTCCGCGGGGCCGAGGTCGCGGTGCTCTCGCTGGGCGGGTCACTGACCGGCCCCGGCGGCGTCGCACAGGTACAGCCCGAGAACAGCGTCACCGACTTCGGGGGGCGAACGCGGCCCACCCAGGCGAACGTGATCGACCTGCTGGTCCCCGAGCGAACCGACCAGGCGACCGCCCTGTCCGTCGGGGACGGCGACGTGACGCTCCCGTACGTGCAGGTCTCGGCGTCGGAGCCCGGGTCGTAG
- the serA gene encoding phosphoglycerate dehydrogenase, translating into MKVLVTDPIDDAGLDRLREAGHEVETAYDVEGDALLSAVADANAMIVRSGTEVTEEVLAAAPDLIIVGRAGIGVDNIDIDAATDHGVIVANAPDGNVRAAAEHSVAMAFATARSIPQAHNRLKAGEWAKSEFLGTELNNKTLGVVGFGRVGQEVAKRLGGLGMDIVTFDPYISQERADQFGAELVDELEACLDAADFVTIHTPLTPETENMIGEAELERIGEGYVVNCARGGIIDEPALAEAVEDGPLKGAALDVFGEEPLPADSPLLAVEDIIVTPHLGASTEAAQENVATSTADQVVAAFDEEPVANALNAPSIDEATFKQVRPYLELAETAGRIAVQLFDGHMSEVQVTYAGDIADEDVEYVTASALKGVFAPSELQVNAVNAPQVAEDRGIDVTESKTSSADDYQSLITVTVSDGEESVSVCGTQFAGDESRIVRIDDHRIEAVPHGHMLVVRNRDEPGTIGFIGTVLGESDINIAGMFNGRETIGGEALSVYNLDEQPTAEVLDRLNGDDRIIETTYVALGDE; encoded by the coding sequence ATGAAGGTACTCGTCACGGACCCGATCGACGACGCCGGCCTCGACCGACTCCGCGAGGCCGGTCACGAGGTCGAGACAGCCTACGACGTGGAGGGCGACGCACTGCTCTCGGCGGTCGCCGACGCCAACGCGATGATCGTCCGCTCGGGCACCGAGGTCACCGAGGAGGTCCTCGCCGCCGCCCCGGACCTGATCATCGTCGGCCGCGCCGGCATCGGCGTGGACAACATCGACATCGACGCCGCGACCGATCACGGCGTCATCGTCGCGAACGCCCCGGACGGCAACGTCCGGGCCGCCGCCGAACACTCCGTCGCGATGGCGTTCGCGACGGCGCGCTCGATCCCGCAGGCACACAACCGCCTCAAGGCCGGCGAGTGGGCCAAAAGCGAGTTCCTGGGGACCGAACTCAACAACAAGACGCTCGGCGTCGTCGGCTTCGGCCGCGTCGGCCAGGAGGTCGCAAAGCGGCTGGGCGGCCTCGGGATGGACATCGTCACGTTCGACCCATACATCAGCCAGGAGCGGGCGGATCAGTTCGGGGCCGAACTCGTCGACGAACTCGAAGCCTGCCTGGACGCCGCGGACTTCGTGACCATCCACACGCCGCTGACCCCCGAGACCGAGAACATGATCGGCGAGGCGGAACTCGAACGCATCGGCGAGGGGTACGTCGTCAACTGCGCCCGCGGCGGCATCATCGACGAGCCGGCGCTGGCCGAGGCCGTCGAAGACGGCCCGCTCAAAGGCGCCGCCCTCGACGTGTTCGGCGAGGAACCGCTGCCCGCGGACAGCCCGCTGCTGGCTGTCGAGGACATCATCGTCACGCCCCACCTCGGTGCCTCGACCGAGGCCGCCCAGGAGAACGTCGCGACCTCGACGGCCGATCAGGTCGTCGCCGCGTTCGACGAGGAGCCGGTCGCAAACGCTCTGAACGCCCCATCGATCGACGAGGCGACGTTCAAGCAGGTCCGGCCGTACCTCGAACTGGCCGAGACCGCCGGCCGCATCGCCGTCCAGCTGTTCGACGGCCACATGTCCGAGGTCCAGGTCACCTACGCCGGTGACATCGCAGACGAAGATGTCGAGTACGTCACCGCCAGCGCGCTGAAAGGCGTGTTCGCCCCCTCGGAACTCCAGGTCAACGCCGTCAACGCCCCGCAGGTCGCCGAGGACCGCGGGATCGACGTGACCGAGTCAAAGACCAGTTCCGCCGACGACTACCAGAGCCTCATCACCGTCACCGTCTCCGACGGCGAGGAGTCGGTCTCCGTCTGTGGGACCCAGTTCGCCGGCGACGAGTCCCGGATCGTCCGGATCGACGACCACCGCATCGAGGCCGTCCCGCACGGCCACATGCTCGTCGTCCGCAACCGCGACGAACCCGGGACGATCGGTTTCATCGGCACCGTCCTGGGCGAGTCCGACATCAACATCGCCGGGATGTTCAACGGCCGCGAGACCATCGGCGGGGAGGCGCTCTCGGTGTACAACCTCGACGAACAGCCCACCGCCGAGGTGCTCGACCGACTGAACGGCGACGACCGCATCATCGAGACGACCTACGTCGCGCTGGGCGACGAGTAA
- a CDS encoding PAS domain-containing sensor histidine kinase — MVQDEGEPVTALLVGGDTRLSALAAVLADEGITVETTETLSADTAAGCDLVVVPHDETTTPAVDGVAAVERAVETVECPVVLYAVGFPGADVAIDALDAGAADAIYVPLERGELLARRVRCVATGEDGFADPAQLLEDFFEYYTEDIFIKDDTSRIAVGSNGTGQPQGYDREQLVGLTDYELLPPDLADALYEQEQRIRETGEPVVNAVEHFLQDGEDRWVATTKVPRYEDGEITGLVGGTRDVTHLRWRERLVARLHEASRDLMRAETTTDVCRVTTDIAADITALPAVQVVVHDGSLLTPADTDCGSVSLFADYERWFWRAFETGDPQYVTEGPEGESPTDLADPSTIDVAVFPLGDHGALGMRASEATFDEFTLDLANVLSATVEASLDRAEREAALRDHERELRLRNERLEEFAMMVSHDLRNPLQVAMGATDLLDADSPHVDRIDSALEQMDRLVDELLTLADRGEIVGDRVEVDPARLSRRAWSSIDTDGVALEVGEIDSVVADSERLRQLLEHLFWELVRKNEGGGTVRVEETAAGDGLAIEFSGTSLPEPLTELSLSDGGLPTDETTPYARYIVSTIAEAYGWAVTTTGTDGHARFEITGLEDTR, encoded by the coding sequence ATGGTTCAGGACGAAGGGGAGCCAGTGACAGCCCTGCTGGTCGGGGGGGACACGCGGCTGTCGGCCCTCGCCGCTGTGCTCGCCGACGAGGGGATCACTGTCGAGACCACCGAGACGCTCTCGGCCGACACTGCCGCGGGCTGTGATCTGGTCGTCGTTCCCCACGACGAGACGACGACACCGGCCGTCGACGGCGTCGCGGCCGTCGAGCGAGCCGTCGAGACGGTCGAGTGCCCGGTCGTGCTGTACGCGGTCGGGTTCCCGGGCGCGGACGTGGCGATCGATGCGCTCGACGCGGGGGCGGCCGACGCGATCTACGTCCCGCTCGAACGGGGCGAACTGCTGGCACGCCGGGTCCGCTGTGTCGCCACCGGCGAGGACGGGTTCGCCGATCCAGCGCAACTCCTGGAGGACTTCTTCGAGTACTACACGGAGGACATCTTCATCAAGGACGACACCTCGCGGATCGCCGTCGGCAGCAACGGGACGGGCCAGCCACAGGGGTACGACCGCGAGCAACTGGTCGGGCTGACCGACTACGAACTGCTCCCGCCGGACCTGGCCGACGCGCTCTACGAGCAGGAACAGCGGATCCGCGAGACGGGCGAACCGGTCGTCAACGCGGTCGAACACTTCTTACAGGACGGCGAGGACCGGTGGGTCGCGACCACCAAGGTCCCGCGCTACGAGGACGGCGAGATCACCGGCCTGGTGGGCGGGACACGCGACGTGACCCATCTCCGGTGGCGGGAGCGACTGGTCGCCCGGCTCCACGAGGCGAGTCGCGATCTGATGCGCGCGGAGACGACGACCGATGTCTGCCGCGTCACGACCGACATCGCCGCGGACATCACGGCCCTCCCCGCGGTCCAGGTCGTCGTCCACGACGGCTCCTTGCTCACCCCGGCCGACACCGACTGCGGTTCGGTCTCGCTGTTCGCGGACTACGAGCGGTGGTTCTGGCGGGCGTTCGAGACCGGCGATCCGCAGTACGTCACCGAGGGACCGGAGGGCGAGTCGCCGACCGATCTCGCCGACCCGTCGACGATCGATGTCGCCGTGTTCCCGCTCGGTGACCACGGCGCCCTGGGGATGCGCGCCAGCGAGGCGACGTTCGACGAGTTCACGCTCGATCTGGCGAACGTCCTCTCGGCGACCGTCGAGGCCTCGCTCGACCGCGCCGAACGCGAGGCCGCCTTGCGGGACCACGAGCGGGAACTCCGTCTCCGGAACGAGCGCTTAGAGGAGTTCGCGATGATGGTGAGTCACGACCTCCGGAACCCCCTTCAGGTCGCGATGGGGGCGACCGATCTCCTCGACGCCGACTCGCCTCACGTCGACCGGATCGACTCCGCGCTCGAACAGATGGACCGCCTCGTCGACGAACTGCTCACGCTCGCCGATCGGGGCGAGATCGTCGGCGACCGCGTCGAGGTCGACCCCGCCAGACTCTCCCGGCGGGCCTGGTCGAGTATCGACACCGACGGCGTCGCACTGGAGGTCGGCGAGATCGACTCGGTCGTCGCCGACAGCGAACGGCTTCGCCAGTTGCTCGAACACCTCTTCTGGGAACTGGTTCGGAAGAACGAGGGCGGTGGGACGGTCCGCGTCGAGGAGACCGCTGCCGGGGACGGACTGGCGATCGAGTTCTCGGGGACATCCCTGCCGGAGCCGCTCACAGAGCTGTCGCTGTCCGACGGCGGACTCCCGACCGACGAGACCACGCCGTACGCCCGCTACATCGTCTCGACGATTGCCGAGGCGTACGGCTGGGCGGTCACCACGACCGGGACCGACGGGCACGCCCGGTTCGAGATCACCGGCCTGGAGGACACGCGGTGA
- a CDS encoding sensor histidine kinase: protein MSDTVAVCCVDPDGRLGTFVATLRGIDDIAVTVADSADGVRPAAHDCCVVLHAPATPTLPAVDGLTLLDRLLDQGCPVPVAVYGHDIGDTEFTTRTFAKAVLDAGGIPMTMDPGRTELVARRIYHAVGRERHFQHDADLLDSLLDYFPHHIFIKDTAGRFAEASAVTAQEYDLAREELIGLTDYELLPRDHANDLYAEAQEILETGEPMVNKVEYYVDDDGQSHWVSTTKAPRYDADGTPIGIVGGTREVTEEKRQERMVRAIYEASRDLVRASDRAEIGEITVAIAEDIPALPRVQVALVDTSTGELAPVATDDTDIYDSYGDHYRTAFRDGQAQYIHTDGRVETDRETIAEPTAAVVPLGEHGALGVTTGEEAVDEFTLDLVTILAANVEAALDRAERERELEHQNERLEEFASIVSHDLRNPLSVASAYVDIARDDPKDEYFEKIDAALDRMGNLTDELLTLAKNGQTVGDTEPVDLDEVVTDAWATVSPSRATVETDSLSVIRADRSRLVELFENLFRNAVEHGSTSNRPEADDSVEHDSKGDTVRISVGMLPDGDGFYVEDDGPGIDTDEREQVFEMGYTDSADGTGYGLYIVKTIAEAHGWSVVATASAEGGARFEFTL, encoded by the coding sequence GTGAGCGACACCGTCGCCGTCTGCTGTGTCGATCCCGACGGCCGACTCGGGACGTTCGTCGCGACGCTACGGGGGATCGACGACATCGCCGTGACCGTCGCCGACTCGGCCGACGGGGTCCGGCCGGCGGCCCACGACTGCTGTGTCGTCCTGCACGCGCCCGCGACGCCGACCCTGCCGGCGGTCGACGGCCTCACACTCCTCGATCGGCTCCTCGATCAGGGCTGTCCCGTCCCGGTCGCCGTCTACGGTCACGATATCGGCGACACCGAGTTCACGACCCGGACGTTCGCGAAGGCGGTTCTCGACGCCGGCGGCATCCCGATGACGATGGACCCCGGCCGGACCGAACTGGTCGCCCGACGGATCTACCACGCCGTCGGTCGGGAACGACACTTCCAGCACGACGCCGACCTGCTGGACTCGCTGCTGGATTACTTCCCTCACCACATCTTCATCAAGGACACCGCCGGGCGGTTCGCCGAGGCAAGCGCCGTCACGGCCCAGGAGTACGACCTCGCACGCGAGGAACTGATCGGGCTGACCGACTACGAACTGCTCCCCCGGGACCACGCCAACGACCTCTACGCGGAGGCCCAGGAGATCCTCGAAACCGGGGAGCCGATGGTGAACAAGGTCGAGTACTACGTCGACGACGACGGCCAGAGCCACTGGGTTTCGACCACCAAGGCGCCCCGGTACGACGCGGACGGGACGCCCATCGGCATCGTCGGCGGGACCCGCGAGGTCACCGAGGAGAAGCGCCAGGAACGGATGGTCCGGGCGATCTACGAGGCCAGCCGCGACCTGGTCCGGGCCAGCGACCGGGCCGAGATCGGCGAGATCACCGTCGCTATCGCCGAGGACATCCCGGCACTGCCCCGCGTTCAGGTCGCGCTCGTCGACACCTCGACGGGCGAGTTGGCACCGGTCGCGACCGACGACACCGACATCTACGACAGCTACGGCGACCACTACCGGACGGCGTTTCGGGACGGACAGGCCCAGTATATCCACACGGACGGGCGCGTCGAGACGGACCGGGAGACCATCGCCGAACCGACGGCGGCGGTCGTCCCGCTCGGCGAACACGGCGCTCTCGGGGTCACGACCGGCGAGGAGGCGGTCGACGAGTTCACCCTGGACCTGGTGACGATCCTCGCTGCCAACGTCGAGGCGGCGCTGGATCGAGCGGAGCGGGAACGCGAACTGGAACACCAAAACGAGCGCTTAGAGGAGTTCGCCAGCATCGTCAGCCACGACCTGCGCAACCCCCTGTCGGTCGCCAGCGCCTACGTCGACATCGCCCGCGACGACCCGAAAGACGAGTACTTCGAGAAGATCGACGCCGCTCTGGATCGGATGGGGAACCTGACCGACGAACTGCTCACGCTGGCGAAGAACGGCCAGACCGTCGGCGACACGGAACCCGTCGACCTCGACGAGGTGGTCACCGACGCCTGGGCGACGGTGAGTCCGTCCCGGGCCACCGTCGAGACCGACTCGCTGTCGGTGATCCGGGCGGACCGCTCGCGGCTGGTCGAACTGTTCGAGAACCTGTTTCGGAACGCCGTCGAACACGGCTCCACGAGCAATCGGCCAGAAGCCGACGACAGCGTCGAACACGACAGCAAGGGCGATACGGTCCGTATCAGCGTCGGGATGCTCCCGGACGGGGACGGGTTCTACGTCGAAGACGACGGCCCGGGCATCGACACCGACGAACGGGAGCAGGTCTTCGAGATGGGCTACACCGACTCCGCGGACGGGACGGGCTACGGGCTCTACATCGTGAAGACGATCGCGGAGGCCCACGGCTGGTCGGTCGTCGCGACGGCGAGCGCCGAGGGCGGCGCCCGGTTCGAGTTTACGCTCTAA
- a CDS encoding DUF4234 domain-containing protein — MSAQITNPSAFEEGSLGIQVALFIVTFGLYGIFWMYKAASQLDSGTDADLSPILVIVPIYGMWMLAEGAEAVADQSQLVIFLLFLFVSPAGWFLTQSGINGTASGG; from the coding sequence ATGTCCGCTCAGATTACAAACCCATCGGCGTTCGAGGAGGGATCGCTCGGTATCCAGGTCGCCCTGTTCATCGTGACGTTCGGGCTGTACGGCATCTTCTGGATGTACAAGGCAGCCTCGCAACTCGACTCCGGGACGGACGCTGACCTGTCACCGATACTCGTCATCGTCCCGATATACGGCATGTGGATGCTCGCCGAGGGCGCCGAAGCCGTAGCCGACCAGAGTCAACTCGTCATCTTTCTGCTCTTCTTGTTCGTGAGCCCCGCCGGGTGGTTCCTGACCCAGAGCGGTATCAACGGGACAGCGTCGGGCGGCTGA